One genomic window of Oncorhynchus masou masou isolate Uvic2021 unplaced genomic scaffold, UVic_Omas_1.1 unplaced_scaffold_518, whole genome shotgun sequence includes the following:
- the LOC135535797 gene encoding WW domain binding protein 1-like isoform X2, with amino-acid sequence MDPEKTLTFCLGLKAEAMTISLQGPGGPAATTTVSPKGSDMGTINKGVKDQAGSGSQPILSHKYCPGVNNNPGYLCETGHCCGETGCCTYYYELWWFWLLWTIVILFSCCCAYRHRRAKLRVQQQQRQREINLIAYHGACNYPASMLDLSFLASFKLPSYEEVAAQPPSPPPSYSSVFALQGAMGGATAYTATPYGSAYPHHHQQQPLGPPPYLVSSRAGPSGAGGGLTSSQSSDNYTSCSCESCSLLTSPSSTSFSVQVTYETDNTSHASTPGSEVGGGGREVLRGFPREGSSLEGVVSARSPLSPGGYPAPPLPPPPPERLPTPSPTTSSPLPPTLPLPNYLLPLHFLLHIIRHSLHSSLWTP; translated from the exons ATGGATCCAGAAAAAACGTTGACGTTCTGCCTTGGACTCAAAGCAGAGGCG atGACCATCTCCCTGCAGGGGCCGGGAGGACCAGCAGCTACG ACGACTGTGTCTCCAAAGGGTTCAGACATGGGAACCATCAACAAG GGGGTGAAGGACCAAGCTGGCTCAGGCAGCCAGCCCATACTCAGTCATAAGTACTGCCCTGGTGTCAACAACAACCCAGGCTACCTGTGTGAGACCGGCCACTGCTGTGGGGAGACAGGATGCTGCACCTACTACTACGAGCTGTGGT GGTTCTGGCTGCTGTGGACCATTGTGATTCTGTTCAGCTGTTGCTGTGCCTACCGCCACCGGCGGGCCAAGCTGCGTGTccagcagcagcagagacagagggagatcaACCTGATCGCCTACCACGGAGCCTGCAACTACCCTGCGTCCATGTTGGACCTCA gtttCCTGGCCTCCTTCAAGCTGCCGTCCTATGAGGAGGTGGCAGCCCagcccccctcaccccctccatcCTACAGCTCCGTCTTTGCTCTGCAGGGGGCGATGGGGGGCGCCACCGCTTACACAGCCACCCCTTACGGTTCAGCCTACCCCCATCACCACCAGCAACAACCCCTCGGCCCTCCCCCCTACTTGGTTAGCTCCAGGGCGGGCCCCAGCGGTGCCGGTGGTGGCCTGACCTCATCTCAGAGTTCAGACAACTACACCAGCTGCTCCTGCGAGTCCtgctccctcctcacctccccatcCAGCACCTCCTTCTCTGTCCAGGTGACCTACGAGACGGATAATACCAGCCATGCCTCCACGCCCGGTAgcgaggttggaggaggagggagggaggtcctGAGAGGCTTCCCCAGGGAGGGTTCATCTCTGGAGGGAGTTGTGTCTGCCAGGTCCCCTTTGTCTCCTGGAGGATATCCAGctcctcctctgccccctcctccaCCTGAACGTCTACCTACACCTTCTCCCACAacgtcttctcctctccctcccactctccccctcccaaactatcttctccctctccacttcctccttcACATCATCCGCCACTCCCTCCACTCATCCTTATGGACCCCCTGA
- the LOC135535797 gene encoding WW domain binding protein 1-like isoform X1 produces the protein MDPEKTLTFCLGLKAEAMTISLQGPGGPAATTTVSPKGSDMGTINKNKAAAYQKGVKDQAGSGSQPILSHKYCPGVNNNPGYLCETGHCCGETGCCTYYYELWWFWLLWTIVILFSCCCAYRHRRAKLRVQQQQRQREINLIAYHGACNYPASMLDLSFLASFKLPSYEEVAAQPPSPPPSYSSVFALQGAMGGATAYTATPYGSAYPHHHQQQPLGPPPYLVSSRAGPSGAGGGLTSSQSSDNYTSCSCESCSLLTSPSSTSFSVQVTYETDNTSHASTPGSEVGGGGREVLRGFPREGSSLEGVVSARSPLSPGGYPAPPLPPPPPERLPTPSPTTSSPLPPTLPLPNYLLPLHFLLHIIRHSLHSSLWTP, from the exons ATGGATCCAGAAAAAACGTTGACGTTCTGCCTTGGACTCAAAGCAGAGGCG atGACCATCTCCCTGCAGGGGCCGGGAGGACCAGCAGCTACG ACGACTGTGTCTCCAAAGGGTTCAGACATGGGAACCATCAACAAG aataaggctgcagcGTATCAAAAG GGGGTGAAGGACCAAGCTGGCTCAGGCAGCCAGCCCATACTCAGTCATAAGTACTGCCCTGGTGTCAACAACAACCCAGGCTACCTGTGTGAGACCGGCCACTGCTGTGGGGAGACAGGATGCTGCACCTACTACTACGAGCTGTGGT GGTTCTGGCTGCTGTGGACCATTGTGATTCTGTTCAGCTGTTGCTGTGCCTACCGCCACCGGCGGGCCAAGCTGCGTGTccagcagcagcagagacagagggagatcaACCTGATCGCCTACCACGGAGCCTGCAACTACCCTGCGTCCATGTTGGACCTCA gtttCCTGGCCTCCTTCAAGCTGCCGTCCTATGAGGAGGTGGCAGCCCagcccccctcaccccctccatcCTACAGCTCCGTCTTTGCTCTGCAGGGGGCGATGGGGGGCGCCACCGCTTACACAGCCACCCCTTACGGTTCAGCCTACCCCCATCACCACCAGCAACAACCCCTCGGCCCTCCCCCCTACTTGGTTAGCTCCAGGGCGGGCCCCAGCGGTGCCGGTGGTGGCCTGACCTCATCTCAGAGTTCAGACAACTACACCAGCTGCTCCTGCGAGTCCtgctccctcctcacctccccatcCAGCACCTCCTTCTCTGTCCAGGTGACCTACGAGACGGATAATACCAGCCATGCCTCCACGCCCGGTAgcgaggttggaggaggagggagggaggtcctGAGAGGCTTCCCCAGGGAGGGTTCATCTCTGGAGGGAGTTGTGTCTGCCAGGTCCCCTTTGTCTCCTGGAGGATATCCAGctcctcctctgccccctcctccaCCTGAACGTCTACCTACACCTTCTCCCACAacgtcttctcctctccctcccactctccccctcccaaactatcttctccctctccacttcctccttcACATCATCCGCCACTCCCTCCACTCATCCTTATGGACCCCCTGA